Below is a window of Tolypothrix bouteillei VB521301 DNA.
TAACTGACCAAGAGCAGACATTTTCTCACTCTGGATAAGTTGAATTTGTGATTGTTTTAAATCGCTCATTGCCTGTTCTAAATTCTTTACTGTTTGCTCAAGTTTGGTATTGAGTTCTCGCAGTCGGCTGATATAAACTTGCCCGGAAATTGCAATAGTTGAGCCAAATAAAGCCAGCAAGGGTGGTACTATAGGAATCCACCAAGATAGTAGAAAATTCATGTAAGCAATTAGACAAGCAATTACGATCGCCCCTAATAGCAAAGCCGTCAGTTGCAACAAAAAAAAGTGCGCCTTATTATACCGCCACTTCCAACCCAAGCCAGCAATGACTGCAGCCCACAGGACAATCCACAAATTTTCTAATGGTTCACTCCAAGTCTGAATAAGGGAATGACCATCTAAGACTGAACTTAATATTTGGCTTGCTAAATTTGCTTGAATTTCTACTCCTGAAGTTCGCACGGGTGTGCTGCGAAAATTACGACTATACGGTGTATAAAAAGCATCATTTAAACTTGTAGCATTTGCACCAATCAGCACAATGCGATCGCGCATTAAATTTTGTGGTATCCGCCCCTCCAATACGTCCATAACTGATACAGTAGAGAAACTGCCTGCACTCCCTCGAAATTTAAGTAAAATTTGATACCCACCTGCATCGGCTCCTATATAGCCACCATCATTTGCTTCAAAAGGATGAAAAACAGTCTTATCCAGTTTCAGAGAGCCATCGCTAGCTGCTTCTGGCGCTATATTTTTATCTTGTAAGTAAGCGAGTGCTACTGCTAGTCCCAAACTCGGTAACGGCTCTCCTGGTATGGGATAGAGCATTCCCCGACGCAATACACCATCGTTATCAATGACAATATCATTGGCACTGACTTGATTCAAACGTGCTAATTCAGATGGTGCTGCAACTTCTGAACTAAAGCGATCGCCCACTGCTTTTCGAATGCCAATGAGATTTGGTGTTGTTTTAAAGACCTTGACTAGCTCGTTATGACCTGGTTCAACAGGTAAATTTCGATATATATCTAAACCAATAACCTTAGGCTGTTGTTGTTTGACTAGAGTCAAAAGCTTTGCCATTGTAGCGTCTGATATAGGCCATTGTTTTAGCCTAGCAAGGTCTGATTCTTCAACTCCAACTATAACGATGCGATTATCGGGTGGCGGTTGCAGATGCAGGCGAAAACTGAGATCTAATACTGTCAGTTCCAAAGGTTCAAGCCAACCCAGCATTCGGATAGCAATAGTTAATCCTGCCACAGTAGGTGCAACAATTAACGTTCCATGCCATTGAGTGGTAAATTTTTTTAGTTTGCTACTTAAAAAACTGACAAATTGAGAATGAAGATTGTTAGGAAAATGGTAAAGTCCCTTAGTCTTAAAAAAAGATTTCATTGCTGAGTGAGTTGTGAAGGTCAAACAGGTGGTTGAGTGAATATAACAACGCACCTGTTCGTAGTATTCCCAAGCAACCTTGGAATTCACTCTTAGAACTTTCCAAGAAATTAATTATCTCCAAATCTGAATCTCTGAATGTGGGGCGAGCGTCCTTGTCGTCTTATTCCGTAGAACAAGTTGCCAGCAACAGACTGCAAGAGAGATTTGGATATTTTTAATTTTGTTGGCGATCGCGCTCTTGCGTTGCGACATTATTTAAACCAATTTGTTCCAATAGTGAAATAAATGAATTAAACACTTGTCGATCTGTTGGATTAGCTGCTTGTAGTTTATTTAGAATTGCCAGTCCATCATACCAGATACCTAATTGAGTATAAGCAAGAGCGCGATCTCGTTCTGAATTAGCAGTTGTCAATTGTTGAGATAAATTTGGCGAGATCTCAACACGTTCAATCCAAGCACGGGCATTAATATTCTCGGAAGGACGTTTTTCGTTGCACATTAATGTTACCGTCCAGCGATATTCTTTACCAACAGCCAATTCTGGAGAGCTTTGAGGTAGTTCCAGACTCATAATTCCAGCTTTATCTGCCTTCATCCGCTTTTGATAAACAGGCTGTATACTACCTGGCGCTGTTAACGTAAATACCATTACTCTATCAGTACTTTCTGATACACTCCATAAAAATGTCGGATGTGACAATGTCGTTCTAGCAATATGGTTTGTTGGAGTTAACAAGTTTAACCTCACTGGTATAGAATTACTACAACCACGGGCACCACTGCCTTCTGTTCTTTGAATACGACGCCGACCGCTTGGAGGAACGTATTGCTGCGTACCAGCATTAGCCGAGCCATTCACAATTTTTAGCGGTAATGAGGCTTGATAGCCAGAATTATTAAAAGTAACGCTAATGGAAGAAAAGACTCCTACCAGGCTTAAGGAGGCTACTCCCAATACTGAAAAAAACTTGTGAATTACAATCATAATTGAAAACCCTTGAATGAAGAATTTGCTTGAGACTATAAGCTACTCCCTTTCCGCTAGAAAATTACTTATAAGAGGATGTCTGTAAAGTGTATCCTTGTATTAAGAGCCCCCCTAGCCCACCTTAAAAAGGGGGGAAAGCCATCTTAAAATTACCTTTTTAAAGGTAATTTAGGGGTTTCTAAAGTTTTGAATACCTCGGCTGCTACTTTTCAAACATCCTCTAAGAGTAGGGTGGGCAATACTCACTCTACAAGAGCGGTATAATTTTAGAGCGAAAAGGGAGTAAAATCCAAATTTTGAAGTCTACTTTTTACTCCCTAACTAGTTGGCTGAACAAAAAATCATTTTTTAGCATCCTTCTTCAAAAAATGTTTTGTAATACTATTTTCCTGCTTCTCAATAGATAGAAAAATCAGTATTGTCTCGGATTAATATATGAAAAGTTATTTGTTATTTTGAAAACCTCTATGTTTGTCAAAATACAACAAGATCGATTTTCAAATATAAGCAATCGAAAAAATACTGGAATTCCAGAACAAATTAATTACAACAGAATCAAAATTTCATGATTTTTACCATTGACGAAAGATGTCAGACAAAAGTTACATTATCGCCAATGGCTTCTTTAAAGAGGGCGGCTTTTTGTATGCGGCAGAAAACTCTGTATCGCTCTGGGTTTTTATATGTCATGGCTTTTCTTGTCAGTTTGGGGTTGCATTGTCTGGCCTCTGAGCAAATAGTCAACGCCACAGAGCTCGCTCGTCCAACAGAAATTTCTCGTTCTGTATCTGGCGGACTGGTGGATAAAGCCTTTGCCCAATACGTGGCTGGGCAATATAAACAGGCGATCGAGCTTTGGAATCAGGTGCTAGGGCAAACGTCTGACAAGAAAACGAGAGCCGTTCTCTACACCAATCTTGCCTCTGCTTATCGCCAAAGTGGAAATTTGGGAGAAGCACTAAAGTCATGGGAAGAAGCCGCTAAAATCTATCGGTCGATCGACAATCAAGAATCTAGTCGTTTGCTGACACAGATATTAGCCGAACAAGGGCAAGCTTACAATGCTCTGGGACAGCCTCGAAATGCCATGCCAATACTTCACTCAGTAATGAAACTGGCTGAGAAAAACCAAGATATAGCTATGCAAGCAGCTGCTAGTGGAGCATTAGGAAATGCTTATGCAGCATTAGGAAATTGGGAGGAGTCGATCGCATCCCATAAAGCGAGTATAGAAATCTCTACTCAATTAAAAAATTCCAACTTTATCGCTACTGGCTGGAATAACCTGGGCAATGTTTATCAAAACCGCTATCAACGATATTTGCTACTAAAAAATTTAGCCGAGCGGGAAGGGGACGAGAAAGAAGAAGCAAACCTGTCAAATTTGGCAAAGCAAGATGCACAAGCCGCTCGAGCAGCTTATGAACGAAGCGTCGAGGTATCTGTGGCAGTAGGTGGGATACCCCAAGCTAAAGCATTGTTAAATCTGGCACGTTTTTTGGCTCTCGAGCAATCACCGCAACAGGAATTAATCGAGACATATCATCAAAAAGCGATGGCAATTCTCAAGGAAGTACCAGATTCTCGTGCTAAAGCTTACGCTTTAATTAACTTGGTAGAAAGTCAAAATCAAACAGGACTGAAAGTTCAAAACCTGCTTCAAGCCATTACTACCGCTCGAAATATTGGCGATCTCAGGGCTGAATCCTTTGCACTGACGTCTTTAGGCAAAGCCTATGAAAAGTCGGGGGATCTAAAAAAAGCTCTGGAATTAACCCAACAGGCGCAGTTTATAGCGCAGCAGGTCAATGCCACAGATAGCGTCTTTCGCGCTCAAGCACAAGCAGGACACATTTATAAAGCCCAAGGAAAAACTGAGCAAGCTGTTCAAGTTTACAGACAAGCTATTGCTTCAGTGCAAAACATTCGCGGCGATA
It encodes the following:
- a CDS encoding CHASE2 domain-containing protein gives rise to the protein MNSKVAWEYYEQVRCYIHSTTCLTFTTHSAMKSFFKTKGLYHFPNNLHSQFVSFLSSKLKKFTTQWHGTLIVAPTVAGLTIAIRMLGWLEPLELTVLDLSFRLHLQPPPDNRIVIVGVEESDLARLKQWPISDATMAKLLTLVKQQQPKVIGLDIYRNLPVEPGHNELVKVFKTTPNLIGIRKAVGDRFSSEVAAPSELARLNQVSANDIVIDNDGVLRRGMLYPIPGEPLPSLGLAVALAYLQDKNIAPEAASDGSLKLDKTVFHPFEANDGGYIGADAGGYQILLKFRGSAGSFSTVSVMDVLEGRIPQNLMRDRIVLIGANATSLNDAFYTPYSRNFRSTPVRTSGVEIQANLASQILSSVLDGHSLIQTWSEPLENLWIVLWAAVIAGLGWKWRYNKAHFFLLQLTALLLGAIVIACLIAYMNFLLSWWIPIVPPLLALFGSTIAISGQVYISRLRELNTKLEQTVKNLEQAMSDLKQSQIQLIQSEKMSALGQLVAGVAHEINNPIGFIAGNIESLKGYMQDLTNHLKLYQHCFPNPGMEIEEDAEAIDLEYTLEDLSKIISSLRTGIQRVKDISISLRTFSRSDSSAKVPFNIHEGIDSTILILKHRIKGNSKRPEIKIFQEYGHLPMVNCFPGQLNQVFMNLIANAIDAFDESTREQSFAEMEANPNQIRIITEVLADKNMVVIRVKDNGMGMSEEVKQKIFEHLFTTKAVGKGTGLGLSISLQIIEENHGGKLTCISAPGEGAEFIVEIPIS
- a CDS encoding DUF928 domain-containing protein, which codes for MIVIHKFFSVLGVASLSLVGVFSSISVTFNNSGYQASLPLKIVNGSANAGTQQYVPPSGRRRIQRTEGSGARGCSNSIPVRLNLLTPTNHIARTTLSHPTFLWSVSESTDRVMVFTLTAPGSIQPVYQKRMKADKAGIMSLELPQSSPELAVGKEYRWTVTLMCNEKRPSENINARAWIERVEISPNLSQQLTTANSERDRALAYTQLGIWYDGLAILNKLQAANPTDRQVFNSFISLLEQIGLNNVATQERDRQQN
- a CDS encoding CHAT domain-containing protein, coding for MIFTIDERCQTKVTLSPMASLKRAAFCMRQKTLYRSGFLYVMAFLVSLGLHCLASEQIVNATELARPTEISRSVSGGLVDKAFAQYVAGQYKQAIELWNQVLGQTSDKKTRAVLYTNLASAYRQSGNLGEALKSWEEAAKIYRSIDNQESSRLLTQILAEQGQAYNALGQPRNAMPILHSVMKLAEKNQDIAMQAAASGALGNAYAALGNWEESIASHKASIEISTQLKNSNFIATGWNNLGNVYQNRYQRYLLLKNLAEREGDEKEEANLSNLAKQDAQAARAAYERSVEVSVAVGGIPQAKALLNLARFLALEQSPQQELIETYHQKAMAILKEVPDSRAKAYALINLVESQNQTGLKVQNLLQAITTARNIGDLRAESFALTSLGKAYEKSGDLKKALELTQQAQFIAQQVNATDSVFRAQAQAGHIYKAQGKTEQAVQVYRQAIASVQNIRGDIAVASKDLQFDLRDSVEPVYRELMALLLEKEVTSQKMQDFTSVQQAKAVQNDRPSSPVQEVLQVSELLQLSELQNFFGDECVPVQRLTSDRLIKPNTYNAAVINSIILNESTYMVLRLPDGEVKTYPVAMPGKKMEQAIDRLRFSLEDISSDEYLQEAQKVYNLLIQPLATDLEKAKPNTLVFINDGVLRNVPMAALHDGKHFLVEKYAIAATLGLNFTPSKQQTKHNTKAAIFGLTAEIPPFAPLPNVKAEAEGVQKILGGERFLDNDFTLKNLQQQIDKVGYPIIHLATHGKFSADPNSTFLQLFDRRILLDEFEALLRSSKHPIELLTLSACQTAAGDTRATLGIAGVALRSGVQSTLASLWFVNDADTVPLIQNFYTQMQQPGVSKAEALRQAQLKMIADPDGHPAIWSPFILVGNWQ